A DNA window from Pseudomonas tohonis contains the following coding sequences:
- a CDS encoding HAD hydrolase family protein, whose protein sequence is MGNELKFPEKKIFILDVDGVMTTGHFLYTAEGKVMKIFGPDDNDGLSLLRNFVDIRFVTGDKKGYPISKKRIVDDMGFELDIVSTVRRAEWIAERYPLESVIYMGDGIFDHYVMAKVGYSIAPANADKNAKAYASYITERSGGDRAVAEAALHLLEKFFTPFNPEQLPNAQQKLSGEWTV, encoded by the coding sequence ATGGGTAACGAGCTTAAGTTTCCTGAAAAAAAAATCTTTATTCTTGATGTTGATGGTGTAATGACTACTGGGCATTTTTTATACACTGCCGAGGGTAAAGTCATGAAGATATTTGGCCCGGATGATAATGACGGTTTGTCGTTGCTTAGAAATTTCGTGGATATTCGATTTGTCACTGGAGACAAAAAAGGCTATCCAATTAGTAAAAAACGTATTGTTGATGATATGGGGTTTGAGCTAGATATCGTTAGCACGGTGCGTCGTGCTGAGTGGATCGCCGAGCGCTATCCCCTTGAGTCTGTTATATACATGGGGGACGGCATTTTCGACCATTATGTGATGGCGAAAGTCGGTTACAGCATTGCGCCAGCAAATGCGGATAAAAATGCCAAAGCATATGCGTCCTACATCACTGAGCGATCAGGTGGTGATCGTGCCGTTGCTGAGGCAGCACTACATCTCTTGGAAAAATTCTTTACCCCTTTCAACCCTGAGCAGTTGCCTAACGCTCAGCAGAAACTCTCTGGAGAGTGGACCGTATGA
- a CDS encoding class II D-tagatose-bisphosphate aldolase non-catalytic subunit, which produces MIHQRLQSFLQKRHCTLLGVGPMSVNCVDATIELANEHEVPILMIASRRQIDSEEFGGGYVNNWTTEEFARYVTDKDKKGKILLARDHGGPWQNTREKDAQLGLRRAMESAKSSYRSDIAAGFQILHIDPSVDIHGQPDVDEVLDRVFDLYDYCWSQAQQNSREIIFEVGTEEQSGSTNSQEELDYTLNEINKFCRKNKFDPPAFVVIQCGTRVMEMRNVGSFDSPVRVANEIPAEIQLPKMIEICNRHGIFMKEHNTDYLSDEALQWHPRLGIHAANVAPEFGVAESKALVGVLEDNGLHELATRFLALAYESKKWDKWMLDGTTATDRDRSLIAGHYVFSTPECKELKAEAGQLLARKQIDLDAHLKQQVKSSILRYLRSFRLVRSA; this is translated from the coding sequence ATGATTCATCAGCGCTTGCAATCTTTTTTGCAGAAAAGGCACTGTACTCTTCTCGGCGTTGGTCCGATGAGTGTCAACTGTGTTGATGCAACCATCGAGCTGGCTAATGAGCACGAGGTTCCGATCCTTATGATTGCTAGTCGACGGCAGATCGATTCGGAAGAGTTTGGCGGTGGTTACGTAAATAACTGGACTACTGAAGAGTTTGCTCGCTATGTCACAGACAAAGATAAGAAGGGCAAAATCCTTTTGGCGCGAGATCATGGCGGCCCATGGCAGAATACCCGTGAGAAAGATGCACAGTTAGGTTTGCGTCGCGCGATGGAGTCGGCTAAGTCATCCTATCGCTCGGATATTGCTGCCGGTTTCCAAATACTACATATTGATCCAAGTGTTGATATCCATGGTCAGCCGGACGTTGATGAAGTTTTGGATCGCGTTTTTGATCTTTACGATTATTGCTGGTCGCAGGCACAGCAGAATAGTCGCGAAATAATTTTTGAAGTGGGTACCGAAGAGCAGAGCGGAAGCACGAACTCTCAGGAAGAACTCGACTACACTCTGAACGAGATAAACAAGTTTTGCCGCAAGAATAAATTTGATCCTCCCGCATTTGTGGTTATTCAGTGTGGTACCCGGGTAATGGAAATGCGCAACGTGGGGTCGTTCGATTCACCCGTGCGTGTGGCCAATGAAATTCCTGCTGAAATTCAGCTGCCGAAGATGATTGAAATCTGCAATCGTCATGGCATCTTCATGAAAGAGCACAACACCGATTATCTTTCCGATGAAGCGTTGCAATGGCATCCGCGTCTGGGTATTCACGCAGCCAATGTTGCACCCGAATTTGGCGTGGCAGAGAGTAAGGCTCTGGTCGGTGTGCTTGAAGATAATGGACTTCATGAGCTGGCAACACGCTTTCTAGCGCTGGCTTACGAGTCGAAAAAGTGGGATAAGTGGATGCTTGATGGCACTACCGCAACAGATCGTGATCGCTCGTTGATTGCCGGACACTATGTATTCTCGACACCTGAGTGCAAAGAGTTGAAAGCCGAGGCTGGCCAGTTACTGGCTCGTAAGCAAATTGATCTGGACGCACACCTCAAGCAGCAGGTCAAGAGCAGTATCCTGCGCTATCTGCGTAGCTTCCGTCTGGTGAGGTCAGCATGA
- a CDS encoding cupin domain-containing protein, with translation MSEYKVIEKPWGKEEVVEINDKYMVKKLTMWAGHRCSLQYHNFKKETIYVLSGVLKIVQGTSQDALEEKLYRAGDTITIPPGLIHRMEGVEDSVYLEASTPEMDDVVRLVDDYQRAPQ, from the coding sequence ATGAGCGAATACAAAGTTATTGAAAAGCCTTGGGGCAAGGAAGAAGTCGTCGAAATCAACGATAAGTACATGGTCAAGAAATTGACCATGTGGGCCGGTCACCGTTGCAGTCTGCAGTACCATAACTTCAAGAAAGAAACGATCTATGTGCTGTCTGGTGTGCTGAAAATCGTTCAGGGTACCAGCCAGGACGCACTGGAAGAAAAGCTGTACCGCGCCGGTGATACCATCACCATTCCGCCTGGTCTCATTCATCGCATGGAGGGTGTTGAGGATAGCGTGTACCTCGAAGCTTCCACTCCAGAAATGGATGATGTGGTACGTCTGGTCGATGACTACCAGCGTGCTCCGCAATGA
- a CDS encoding phosphotransferase, whose product MSYRVCIPCAGTGSRLGELTRFLNKSLVSIANRPTLSHLIERFPEDVEFVIALGHKGHLVREYLELAYPERTFHFAVVAPFEGPGSGLGLSLLACREYLQQPFIFMSCDTLTDEAIPAPDENWMGFAEADDISAYRTVALKGNDVADICEKGIGEPATHKPYIGLAGIQDFAAFWLAMEQGGSMAIDTGEAYGLRRLLEHGIKARRFTWHDTGNLPALAAAREHFREPDEPNILDKANEAIWFVGDAVIKFSDDKKFIANRIKRVAELQGYVPQITAFGENMYRYGKVTGRVLSEVVTLPRFHRLLEFSQGFWAAKQLSTEQKSAFEENCLRFYRDKTLERVELFYSTCGKGDGTEAINGVAMPALRDLLGCVDWNWLAQGLPGRFHGDFHFENIIVTEQEQFVFLDWRQDFGGDLAIGDVYYDLAKILHGLIINHELINLGLYHTDWQTDQIAFDVNRRQSLVDCERYFEVWLANHGYDVRKVRVLTALIYLNIAPLHHHPYTLLLYSLGKSMLRAELEK is encoded by the coding sequence ATGAGTTATCGGGTTTGCATACCATGCGCGGGCACTGGATCTCGCCTGGGAGAACTCACTCGCTTTCTGAACAAGTCGCTGGTCAGTATTGCTAACCGCCCGACGCTGTCTCACCTCATCGAGCGCTTTCCTGAAGATGTAGAGTTCGTTATCGCTCTAGGCCATAAAGGGCACTTGGTCAGGGAGTACCTTGAGCTGGCGTATCCGGAGCGGACCTTCCATTTTGCCGTTGTTGCGCCTTTTGAGGGGCCTGGTTCGGGTCTTGGGCTCAGTCTGCTTGCCTGTCGTGAGTACTTGCAGCAACCCTTCATCTTCATGTCCTGCGATACGCTGACTGATGAGGCTATTCCTGCGCCCGATGAAAATTGGATGGGTTTTGCCGAAGCTGACGATATCAGCGCCTACCGCACCGTGGCATTGAAGGGTAATGATGTAGCTGATATCTGTGAAAAGGGTATTGGTGAGCCTGCTACCCATAAGCCGTATATAGGGCTCGCCGGTATTCAGGATTTTGCTGCCTTCTGGCTGGCCATGGAGCAGGGCGGTTCCATGGCAATTGACACTGGTGAGGCCTACGGGCTGCGGCGGCTGCTCGAACACGGCATCAAGGCGCGGCGTTTTACCTGGCATGACACGGGTAACCTGCCAGCTCTTGCAGCTGCGCGTGAACATTTTCGCGAGCCGGATGAGCCGAACATTCTAGACAAGGCCAATGAGGCCATCTGGTTCGTTGGTGATGCGGTGATCAAGTTCTCTGATGACAAGAAGTTTATCGCCAACCGAATCAAACGGGTCGCGGAACTACAAGGTTATGTTCCGCAGATCACGGCTTTCGGCGAGAACATGTATCGGTACGGCAAGGTCACGGGCCGGGTACTTTCCGAAGTGGTCACGCTGCCCCGATTCCATCGGTTGCTGGAGTTCAGCCAAGGTTTTTGGGCTGCCAAACAGCTCAGCACTGAGCAAAAAAGCGCGTTTGAAGAAAACTGCCTGCGTTTTTATCGAGATAAGACGCTGGAGCGCGTGGAGCTGTTCTACAGCACCTGCGGTAAAGGGGATGGTACCGAGGCCATCAATGGCGTAGCAATGCCAGCCCTGCGTGATCTGCTGGGCTGTGTGGACTGGAACTGGTTGGCGCAAGGGCTACCGGGGCGCTTCCACGGTGATTTCCATTTTGAAAACATTATCGTGACGGAGCAGGAACAATTCGTCTTTCTCGACTGGCGGCAGGACTTTGGCGGGGACCTTGCCATCGGTGACGTTTACTACGATTTGGCAAAGATACTTCATGGTCTGATCATCAATCATGAGTTGATTAATCTTGGCCTGTACCATACCGATTGGCAGACCGACCAGATTGCATTTGATGTAAATCGTCGGCAGTCGCTGGTTGATTGCGAGCGTTACTTCGAAGTGTGGCTGGCGAATCATGGCTATGACGTCCGCAAGGTTCGTGTCCTGACGGCACTTATTTACTTGAATATTGCCCCGCTGCACCACCATCCTTATACACTGCTGCTGTATTCGTTGGGCAAGTCTATGCTTCGTGCGGAGTTAGAGAAATGA
- a CDS encoding class I SAM-dependent methyltransferase: protein MIKLVTRTVDVVTGSAELEDLHTLSDFPVFMGVVEHSVEQDLVADMSWSISRTSGLIQLKKLLPLDVLYQAQTTTSAVGATWMAHHREFAKFIAKYSPTGVLEFGGAHGILSIEYQNFGDVPWTILEPNPSPADGCRAEFIKGFFDERFKFDKEFDVLVHSHVFEHLYEPAGFMRAVKEFLPLGQKMLFSVPDLSEWLKRKYTNCINFEHTVYLTEPYVEYLMAEYGFRVLEKQKVMDGHSIFYAVVRDDSVARYELSGELYAENSKVYREFVGYYEALAAELNEKLKGWDGEIYLFGAHVFSQYLIAFGLDVSNVVSLLDNDSRKQGKRLYGTELNVASPEVLRGKKNVAVILKAGIYNEEIKQGISSEINDAVIYF, encoded by the coding sequence ATGATCAAGTTGGTTACGCGAACTGTTGATGTTGTAACTGGGAGCGCGGAATTAGAAGATCTGCATACACTTTCTGATTTTCCGGTGTTTATGGGGGTCGTTGAGCATTCTGTTGAACAGGATCTCGTGGCAGATATGTCGTGGTCCATTTCCAGAACCTCGGGTCTGATACAGCTTAAGAAATTATTACCTTTGGATGTGCTGTATCAAGCGCAAACAACCACGAGCGCGGTAGGCGCCACTTGGATGGCGCATCATAGAGAGTTTGCAAAATTTATTGCGAAGTACTCTCCTACAGGTGTACTCGAATTCGGTGGTGCTCATGGTATTCTTTCTATCGAATATCAAAATTTTGGGGATGTTCCTTGGACAATTCTTGAACCAAATCCTTCTCCGGCAGATGGGTGTAGGGCTGAGTTTATCAAGGGCTTTTTTGATGAGCGCTTTAAGTTTGACAAGGAATTTGACGTTCTAGTGCATTCTCATGTCTTTGAGCACTTGTATGAGCCTGCTGGTTTTATGCGTGCCGTCAAAGAGTTTCTTCCTCTTGGGCAGAAGATGTTGTTTTCTGTTCCCGATCTTTCTGAGTGGTTGAAGCGGAAATATACAAACTGTATAAACTTTGAGCACACGGTTTATCTGACAGAGCCCTACGTTGAGTATTTGATGGCAGAATACGGCTTCCGGGTTCTCGAAAAACAGAAAGTTATGGATGGTCATAGCATTTTTTATGCCGTTGTTCGTGATGACAGTGTTGCGCGCTATGAGCTCTCCGGTGAATTGTATGCGGAGAATTCCAAGGTATATCGGGAGTTTGTGGGCTACTATGAAGCGCTTGCTGCTGAGTTAAATGAGAAGTTAAAGGGGTGGGATGGTGAGATTTATTTGTTTGGTGCGCATGTATTCTCTCAGTATTTAATTGCTTTTGGTCTAGATGTTTCCAATGTGGTTAGTCTTTTGGATAATGATTCGCGCAAGCAGGGCAAGCGCCTCTATGGTACTGAGCTTAATGTTGCTTCTCCAGAAGTTCTTCGAGGCAAGAAAAATGTTGCGGTAATATTAAAGGCTGGTATTTATAATGAGGAAATTAAACAGGGAATTTCTAGTGAAATAAATGATGCTGTTATCTATTTTTAG
- a CDS encoding glycosyltransferase, giving the protein MKVVIFKPHHDIWFRNPVRRILKKEVIPSKYALLLDHLIASDARVYFSTRLFFGVGLRGWCRNIFDAFHLLAWAVINRLDLSRVRFVFTPSGLRDKDVVIFMHYGSFTAEDESGAKACRELADCFKDLDIFKIVHMTHYAYCSKIGAANLELLSPDMLVAENDLRKNSPFFMRNFKDVSGEFYHLPFVAALRFQRRVGFSRRTNRLGVTGSITYKMKDTDFLRYFGQDELQPMRRKIYECQAELSSLIDSFIYDLDEARQKESALTSSDDLDVTRAQAAAKQRNYYNADIVEFFNSYRMFAVPEEVCDLPGISFIEGMACGAAYFGLDNPMYRDIGMVPGVHYVAYDGTLEHLLERVAYYQQHADELEQIAEQGYQIAHTTLSSTSVYSKFLASLEQMLPRP; this is encoded by the coding sequence ATGAAAGTTGTGATATTCAAGCCTCATCATGATATTTGGTTCAGGAATCCGGTAAGGAGAATTCTCAAGAAGGAAGTTATTCCTAGTAAGTATGCGTTACTGCTTGATCATTTGATTGCCTCCGATGCCCGTGTGTATTTTTCTACGCGTCTATTTTTTGGTGTTGGTTTGCGCGGATGGTGTCGGAATATTTTTGATGCTTTTCATTTGTTGGCTTGGGCTGTTATAAATAGGCTGGATCTTTCTCGTGTCAGGTTCGTCTTTACTCCGTCTGGGTTGAGAGATAAGGACGTCGTGATTTTTATGCATTACGGCTCCTTCACAGCGGAAGATGAGTCGGGGGCTAAAGCTTGTCGAGAACTGGCTGATTGTTTCAAGGATTTAGATATCTTTAAAATTGTCCATATGACGCACTATGCGTACTGTTCAAAGATTGGTGCTGCTAATCTGGAGTTATTGTCTCCGGACATGTTGGTCGCTGAAAATGATTTGCGTAAGAATTCTCCGTTTTTTATGCGTAATTTCAAGGACGTCTCTGGGGAGTTTTATCACCTTCCATTCGTGGCGGCGCTACGTTTTCAGCGTAGAGTGGGGTTTTCTCGGCGGACTAATAGGCTCGGTGTGACCGGCTCTATTACCTACAAGATGAAAGACACTGACTTTTTGAGGTATTTTGGTCAGGATGAACTTCAGCCTATGCGCCGAAAGATATATGAGTGTCAGGCGGAGCTTTCCAGTCTTATCGATTCATTTATCTATGATCTGGATGAGGCGAGGCAGAAGGAGTCTGCGCTTACCTCCTCGGATGATCTTGATGTGACCCGTGCGCAGGCCGCAGCTAAGCAACGTAACTACTACAATGCTGACATTGTTGAATTCTTCAATTCCTATCGTATGTTTGCCGTGCCTGAGGAGGTCTGCGATCTTCCAGGTATCAGCTTTATCGAGGGAATGGCTTGTGGTGCTGCGTATTTTGGATTGGATAACCCAATGTACCGCGATATCGGTATGGTTCCTGGGGTTCATTATGTGGCGTATGATGGCACATTGGAGCATCTGCTGGAACGGGTTGCTTACTACCAACAGCATGCCGACGAACTTGAGCAGATCGCTGAGCAGGGTTATCAGATTGCCCATACGACACTGAGCAGTACTTCGGTCTATTCAAAGTTTCTTGCCTCGCTCGAACAGATGCTGCCGCGGCCATGA
- the murJ gene encoding murein biosynthesis integral membrane protein MurJ gives MTPASDLPKRSLFSAALGNLAISAAGSILTYLSFVLVAYMFGATAQTDVFVFASGFVVVVAALITTVFSAVFLPLYIRLVHVGDQARAGAFANAFLFYLAILSVCGAVIILLFPVHLFAVVSRFNLELLADNERILRYFSIVFALTVLNDYLRVLLQAKEAFVPAAQSIVLQPAVNVLGVWAMASIVGYESLAISAAASRIVQFAFLLWRMKTVGCLPRPQLGAKSDMVEFLRVVQPFWLASIISMMSVFFFDYVASGLPAGQLTALVFAQKIYTLPIALLALPVIEVLNTRLSMLAASEQMDALGALYAVAMKVAMVVMVPLSVLMAFNSPEITSVLLGRGKYSAESLAITAHALQVFSLVIPCIVLFTINGRVSLALHKTKMPSLFGSLGHLAMMGSVFVAVALFGYIGLPAAKLLVEVLYFLPFGFIIVWVYLPQAPIRSVFGELSKVIVASAISLLVVWGVLPLISFVVSVPLLYLVFSCSLFLLVFIPLCLLIRLDSVALFTHWVLRRSVQ, from the coding sequence ATGACACCGGCAAGCGACTTGCCCAAGCGCTCATTGTTTTCTGCCGCTTTGGGTAACTTGGCGATCAGTGCGGCCGGCTCAATTCTTACATATCTGTCTTTTGTGCTTGTGGCCTACATGTTTGGTGCCACGGCGCAAACAGATGTTTTTGTTTTCGCCTCGGGGTTTGTGGTGGTGGTTGCCGCGCTGATTACCACGGTATTCAGTGCAGTCTTCCTTCCGTTGTACATCCGGCTGGTGCACGTGGGGGACCAGGCGCGTGCCGGTGCTTTTGCCAATGCCTTTCTGTTCTATCTGGCGATTCTTTCCGTGTGCGGGGCGGTGATTATTCTGCTTTTCCCTGTTCATTTATTCGCTGTGGTGTCCCGATTCAATCTGGAATTGTTGGCTGACAACGAACGGATACTTCGCTATTTTTCGATTGTCTTCGCTCTTACCGTGCTGAACGACTACTTGCGTGTGTTATTGCAGGCCAAAGAAGCGTTTGTTCCCGCAGCGCAAAGCATTGTCTTGCAGCCGGCGGTCAATGTGCTGGGCGTTTGGGCGATGGCGAGTATCGTTGGCTATGAAAGCTTGGCGATCAGTGCGGCGGCGTCGAGGATCGTGCAATTTGCGTTTCTACTCTGGCGTATGAAGACCGTCGGTTGCTTGCCGAGACCGCAGCTAGGCGCAAAAAGCGATATGGTTGAATTTCTGCGAGTGGTTCAGCCCTTCTGGCTAGCCAGCATTATTAGCATGATGTCGGTATTCTTTTTTGACTATGTCGCCAGTGGCCTGCCCGCTGGACAGTTGACCGCACTGGTATTCGCGCAGAAAATTTACACCCTGCCAATTGCGCTGCTTGCCTTGCCAGTTATCGAAGTGCTGAATACACGACTGTCTATGCTGGCGGCCAGCGAGCAGATGGATGCGCTGGGTGCGCTCTATGCAGTTGCCATGAAAGTGGCAATGGTGGTCATGGTGCCATTGAGCGTATTGATGGCGTTCAACTCACCAGAAATAACCTCTGTGCTACTGGGGCGAGGAAAGTACTCGGCCGAGAGCCTCGCGATTACCGCCCACGCTTTGCAGGTGTTCTCGCTGGTAATTCCCTGCATTGTGCTCTTTACCATCAACGGCCGTGTTTCCTTGGCTCTGCATAAAACCAAAATGCCTTCGCTGTTTGGCTCTCTGGGACATTTGGCGATGATGGGGTCTGTATTCGTGGCTGTTGCGTTGTTTGGCTATATCGGCCTGCCAGCGGCCAAACTGCTCGTTGAGGTCCTGTATTTCCTTCCGTTCGGTTTCATTATTGTATGGGTTTACTTGCCGCAGGCGCCGATCAGGTCGGTGTTTGGGGAACTGTCCAAGGTAATTGTTGCTAGTGCGATCTCCTTGCTAGTGGTCTGGGGCGTGCTGCCGTTGATCAGCTTTGTCGTCTCGGTGCCGCTGCTCTATCTGGTGTTCTCCTGCAGTCTGTTCTTGTTGGTATTCATCCCACTTTGTCTGCTGATCAGACTGGACTCTGTAGCGCTGTTCACTCATTGGGTGTTACGGAGGTCCGTGCAGTGA
- a CDS encoding acyltransferase: MSLPRSSVRVLARAFAACVPGRLPRLFSSFFAYMAWSIRARGFSAVGEGTYLRSVASIHNPQCICLGQSVVAETGLIIEAFCEFAGERYAPRITIGDRVSFGYHCHVGCIDEVSIGNDVLIASRVFIADHAHGDTNSLDSAVPPAKRRLHSKGPVRIGSGVWIGEGVVILSGVTIGDHAIIGANSVVTRDVPECTVVAGSPARLIKHMENQTSGTL, from the coding sequence ATGTCGCTTCCTAGATCATCTGTCAGAGTGCTTGCCCGTGCGTTTGCGGCGTGCGTACCTGGCCGGTTACCCCGGTTGTTCAGCAGTTTTTTTGCCTATATGGCCTGGAGCATTCGAGCGCGTGGTTTTTCCGCAGTAGGTGAGGGCACCTATCTGCGCTCCGTTGCCAGCATTCACAACCCGCAGTGTATTTGCCTGGGGCAATCGGTTGTAGCTGAAACGGGGCTGATTATCGAAGCGTTCTGTGAGTTCGCCGGAGAACGTTACGCGCCCAGAATCACGATCGGTGACCGGGTGTCGTTCGGTTACCATTGTCACGTGGGCTGTATCGATGAAGTCAGCATCGGCAATGATGTGTTAATTGCCAGTCGGGTATTCATCGCGGACCATGCCCACGGCGATACGAATTCACTGGACTCCGCCGTCCCTCCGGCCAAACGTCGTCTCCATTCAAAGGGACCAGTGCGCATCGGTTCCGGGGTCTGGATCGGCGAGGGGGTGGTGATTCTATCGGGGGTCACTATTGGTGATCACGCCATTATCGGTGCCAACTCGGTGGTAACCCGAGACGTTCCGGAATGCACGGTTGTGGCAGGATCACCTGCCAGATTGATTAAACACATGGAAAATCAAACCTCTGGGACCTTATGA
- a CDS encoding glycoside hydrolase family 99-like domain-containing protein: protein MKAIAFYLPQFHPTPENDRWWGKGFTEWTNVAKAKPRFSGHYQPHIPADLGFYDLRLLETQIAQAEMAREHGVGGFCYYHYWFNGQLLLERPLETVLAEQKPNLPFCICWANETWSRRWDGQEHEILIGQDLETYDPEAHFAYLTSAFADSRYIKVAGKPVFLIYRIDQFPDIATTISRWREAAAAQGLPGIYLCAVRSHMHTLSDEQTTALGFDALVGFEPHSRTMLRQSALGYARNFVPRAINYLLRRLKLTDRISELAVMNRFDYRALARTAMAAERSSQRLFPCVIPSWDNSARRSSGATVIQNNDPRLFEAWLRDAASRVVDYPQEEQLVFINAWNEWAEGCHLEPDLRNGKSFLEAVRRVFGQVPEGN, encoded by the coding sequence ATGAAAGCCATTGCATTTTATCTCCCACAATTTCATCCAACGCCCGAGAACGATCGTTGGTGGGGCAAGGGCTTCACGGAGTGGACCAACGTCGCCAAAGCCAAACCGCGTTTCAGTGGGCACTACCAGCCGCATATTCCGGCTGACCTGGGCTTTTATGATCTACGGCTGCTGGAAACCCAGATCGCTCAGGCGGAAATGGCCAGGGAGCACGGCGTAGGTGGATTCTGCTATTACCACTACTGGTTCAATGGCCAGCTGCTGCTTGAGCGTCCGTTGGAAACCGTACTGGCTGAACAGAAGCCGAACCTGCCGTTCTGCATCTGCTGGGCCAACGAGACGTGGAGTCGTCGCTGGGACGGGCAAGAGCATGAGATCCTTATTGGCCAGGATCTGGAAACCTACGATCCCGAGGCGCATTTCGCTTATCTGACCAGCGCCTTTGCTGATAGTCGTTACATCAAGGTAGCCGGTAAACCGGTATTCTTGATTTACCGCATTGATCAGTTCCCGGACATTGCCACTACCATCAGTCGTTGGCGTGAGGCGGCGGCAGCTCAGGGGCTGCCGGGCATTTACCTGTGTGCGGTCCGTAGCCATATGCATACCCTTAGCGACGAACAGACCACCGCGCTGGGGTTTGATGCGTTAGTGGGGTTCGAGCCTCATTCGCGTACGATGCTGCGCCAGAGCGCGCTGGGCTATGCGCGCAACTTTGTGCCACGTGCCATCAACTACCTGCTGCGCCGCCTGAAACTTACTGATCGTATCTCCGAACTCGCAGTAATGAATCGTTTCGACTATCGCGCCCTGGCGCGTACCGCCATGGCTGCCGAGCGTTCGTCGCAGCGCTTGTTTCCATGCGTGATTCCCAGTTGGGATAACTCAGCAAGGCGTAGTTCCGGAGCCACGGTCATTCAGAACAATGATCCCCGACTGTTCGAGGCCTGGCTGCGTGATGCTGCCAGCCGTGTAGTGGACTATCCGCAGGAGGAGCAGCTGGTGTTCATCAATGCCTGGAACGAATGGGCGGAAGGCTGTCACCTCGAGCCGGATTTGCGAAACGGCAAGAGTTTTCTTGAGGCCGTGCGCCGAGTGTTCGGTCAGGTACCTGAGGGGAACTGA
- a CDS encoding class I SAM-dependent methyltransferase, producing MLAEMTAGDNSDYYSHIRGEIAQLLPADIGRVLEIGCGRGDTLAWLKSLGNTQSTYGIELFVDSADAARSKVDHVLCGDFETLPLPESFSGFDVILCLDVLEHFVDPWKALARIGNLLAPGGSIITSIPNVRYFRVVLPLLLQGRWQYESSGILDRTHLRFFTRQTAIELMTSSGLTLEAVSSTGLEKGRKTRYLNWATLGLCRPLFEYQYLIKVRSAGAEA from the coding sequence ATGCTTGCAGAAATGACGGCCGGTGATAACAGCGATTACTACTCACATATCCGCGGTGAAATTGCCCAGCTGCTGCCGGCTGATATTGGCCGGGTTCTGGAAATTGGCTGCGGCCGTGGCGATACCTTGGCTTGGTTGAAGAGTCTCGGCAATACACAGAGCACTTATGGCATCGAGCTGTTCGTCGACTCTGCCGATGCGGCCAGAAGCAAGGTCGATCATGTGCTTTGTGGCGATTTTGAAACGCTTCCGCTGCCGGAGAGCTTCAGCGGTTTCGATGTGATCTTGTGCCTCGATGTGCTGGAGCACTTTGTCGACCCTTGGAAAGCGCTGGCGCGTATTGGCAATTTACTGGCGCCAGGGGGGAGCATCATTACGAGCATCCCTAATGTGCGTTATTTTCGCGTGGTATTACCGTTGTTGTTGCAGGGGCGCTGGCAGTACGAGAGCTCCGGGATTCTTGATCGTACTCATTTGCGCTTTTTTACTAGGCAAACTGCCATCGAGCTAATGACATCCTCCGGCTTGACTCTTGAAGCGGTTAGCTCTACGGGGCTTGAGAAGGGGCGTAAAACTCGCTACCTGAATTGGGCGACGTTGGGGCTGTGCAGGCCTCTTTTCGAGTATCAGTATCTGATCAAGGTTCGTAGTGCAGGGGCGGAGGCATAG